The Alteribacter populi genomic sequence TGCTGAACGCATTCTTAAAACGGCCATGGTTACGCCGATTGGCTGTCACATCAGTTTTGAGAATTCCTGCTGTGCGTGACCGGATGATGTCTCAAGTTTTGAGATGAACACAGTATTAAGAGCACAACCTTAGAGGAGCCGATTGAAAAAATAATGGGTCTTCTATAAAGCTTGTTTTTGTATAGTTTGTTGTTTATTGAGCATGCTTGCCAAACGCTCAATAAACAAATAGCAACACCTTTTATTAAAGAGCCTCTATAGTAGAAAATGGAAAAGATCCTACTCGCCCGCTATGAAACCCATAGCGGGTTTCTAAATGATACAGTATATGGAGGCTACTGAATAAGTAGCATAGGCCTGGGTGGCAAGAGGGTATATTCTTTCTCATGGAGAGAATCTGCAAGGAAATAACTCTGCTTTTTCCAAAAACCTTGCGCCTGATTTTGAGATGCACATGGGAATAGCTACGGGAGGCTGAAGCGTTGCCTGCGGAAAGCGAAGCCATGGAAGCGGCACCCTTTGTATTTGAGTTCTTAGAGTTATTCAGCAATCCCAATATGCACCTGCTTCGATGGTGTTCAAGGACCCTCTGTTAAAAGTATCTCCTTCAAGTCTGATCTATCGTCAGCAGCGAGTATCCTTTGCTATAATAACGTAAGGGGGAACAATAAATGAAATGGAATAGTATTTGTTTTGACTTAGATAATACCTTGTTCAGTCACGAACAAGCTTTCAAACGAGCGATAAGCGAGTGCTATAACTCTTTATTGGCTACGATTAATAAAGGGACAAATGTTTCGGGTAGTTCCTTTGAGACATTTTTTCCGATTTTTAAAAGGAATAGTGACCGTTATTGGGCGCTTTATGAAAATAAGAATGTTACTGCTCAACATTATCGGCGACTTCGATTTATGGAGACGATAAAAGAAATGGATCTCCCTTTTACTGAAAAAGAAGCGGATTGGTTTCATGAAAAGTACTATAATATCGTTGATGAATACAGCGTTCCATATGACGGTTTGCACGAGCTATTGCAGTATCTTTCTAAGATAGGCGTAACTCTTGGGATTATTACAAACGGAACAATTGATACTCAATATAATAAGCTTCGAAAACTCGGTATTACTCAATGGATACCTGAATCAAACATGATTGTAAGTGAAGAAGCAGGAATTGCAAAACCTGATCCGGAAATATTTATTTTAGCAGAAAAAACATTCTCACTGACTTCTCCAAAATTATTTGTAGGGGATTCATGGAAACATGACGTAGCAGGTGCCAGTGGAGCTGGTTGGGATAGTCTGTTTTTAAATACGAGAGGAGAAAATAGAGGAGCTGAACATCAACCGGTGGCAGTGTGCGAAACATTTTCAGAAGCATCCCAAACGATACGGGAACAGTTAAAAGAGGGGGGAATGTGAATGAATGCTGGCACCCAAGAGTTGAGGTTTTGGGAAGTTCTTTACCACCTCGTAACTAAAGAAGGGATGCGGGTTGTCCATTTGCCTAAAAGTGGGCGAGAGGCCTGGCTCGAAGATGACCGTAAGGAACCGTACCAGATCATTCGTTTTGTAAATAAAGATCTCGATTGGAGTAATGAACTTAGAAAAGAGATCAGAGATACCGAACAGCGTGCTAAACAAGTACGTAAGCGACTAGGATTACGTCAGGCGAACGTTGTCAATTTAATACTTACCATGTATCCGCCAGTTGACTCATGGGAATCGTTAGTCGACCAGCCTTTGCCTCTAACAGCCGGTGGAAAACAGCAAATGAGAACGATTTTATTAACAGAAGAAAATTTGTCAAGGGTGATGTTTCCATTAGCGACTGAATGGGGTCTTAATGAGAGTCCCCGTTTTCTTCCATTAGAAACTGTCGGTGATGAAGGTGAGTGGATCAGGACGCTCAAAGGACAAGTAATGAAAGCTTCAGATAAGCGCACAGAGCGAGAGCGGAATGTGTTTTTATACGGAAAGCCTATCTTTACTTTTATTTTGCTGACAGCTATTTTAGGTTTGTTTGCCCTTATTGAAGTCGCAGGATCTTCAACTGATGTGAGAACACTTATTGAATTTGGAGCAAAATTTAATCCCCTCATTCATGAAGGTGAATGGTGGCGCTTCTTTTCTGCGATGTTTCTTCATATTGGTTTTTTGCACTTGTTTATGAATTCATTAGCACTGTTTTATCTTGGAGGTGCTGTTGAGCGAATTTATGGCACAAGTCGATTTATATTGATCTATTTTATTGCCGGACTTGTCGGATCGGTTGCTAGTTTTGCGTTTAATGAGCAAGTATCAGCAGGAGCCAGTGGCGCTATTTTCGGCTGTTTTGGTGCCTTGCTTTATTTTGGTGTCAAGCATAAGCGGCTTTTCTTCCGGACGATGGGAATGAATGTCATTGTAATTCTTATTATCAATTTAGGTTTAGGATTTCTTGTACCAATGATCGATAACGGTGCCCATATTGGTGGTCTTGTCGGTGGTTTTTTTGCCTCAGCGATTGTGAGCTTACCTAATACGCCATTTCGGTCGCTGAGGCGTTTGCTTGCATTTATGATAACTACAGTAGGTATTGCTGCACTTCTCATATATGGATATGGTAAACCGCAAGATGGAAGTGGTTATTTAGCTTACGTTCAAATCGGTCAAGAATATTTTCAAGAAGAGGAATATGATGAAGCACAACGTTATTTAACGATGGCTGTTGAAGGTGGAGCAGAAATGAAAGAAGCATATTTTTTACTTGGAAATACCCATGCATTAATGGAAGAGTATGACGTAGCAGAAAAGAATTTTCTCTCTGCAATTGAACTTGATTCACAATTTGCTCCAGCTTACTATAATCTTGCACTTGTTTATTTACGTACGGATCGGCTCAGTCTAGCAGAAGAATCGATCGATCAAGCAATTGAACTTGAGCCTAATGATGATCAATATTTGGAATTGAAAAATGAGATTGTTAATCGTTAATTGAAAGTGCAGGGCACCTGGTTGGGATCAGGTGCCTTTTGTATAGGCTATTTTTCATAAGTTTGTGCTTTTTGAGCCGTATGTTTTTTCCTCTTTTTGTGTAAGAAACAATAATCGAAGACTTTCTCCTAAGTTTTTGCATTGAATGGTGTTCAATAGCTAAAAATGTAAGTATTAGAGGAGTGGGTCTGATGAACAATCCAAGAAAACAACCGATTTCTACAAACTTAAAAAAGAATGTTGAGTATCTGAAAAAGGAATTGGATATAGATAAAAGTTTTGACCTCATATACTTAGAACTTGAGTATGATGGGATTGACATGGCTTTATTTACGGTGGACGCCTTTGCTAAAGATGATGCGATTACTCAAATTCAGCGAGAGTTGAATCATATAGATGGTGCAGATCATAGCAACATTATGAAGCACTTGATGAAATCCAGGATCCCATATATTGAATTAGAAACGGTCGATGATTTGGAAGAAGCGCTCATTCAAATTTTATCGGGACCTTCGATTTTGCTTGTGGATGGTCAGTCTGAAGCAATTGTGGTAGATACACGTGAATATGAAATTCGTGGACCTGAAGAACCAGATACAGAGCAGGTGATCCGCGGTTCAAAAGACGGATTTGTTGAGACTCTTGTATTTAACGCCGGACTTATACGACGGAGAGTCCGTGATCGCAATCTACGAAATGAATATATGCGCATCGGCAGAAGGTCGATCACGGACGTCTGTATCACTTATGTGGCTGATATTGCAGACAAAAAACTCATCAAGTACATTAAAGATTCGTTAGAACAAATCGATACTGACGGTCTACCGATGGGAGATAAATCAATTGAAGAGTTTTTATTCGGTCAGCATCGTAATCCGTACCCTGTTGTCAGGTATACAGAACGACCGGATGTGGCTGCTTCTCACATACTCGAGGGTCACGTATTGATCATGGTTGATAGTTCACCAAGTGTCATCATTTCTCCAACGACGTTTTGGCATCACTTGCAGCATGCAGAAGAGTACCGTCAAAAACCTATGGTTGGAAGTGCCTTACGATTAGTCCGCTTTGCAGCAGTTTGGATAAGTGTATTTTTATTACCTTTATGGTTTTTGTTTGCACAAAACCCTGACTTGCTTCCGGAAAACCTCTCATACATCGGTATGGATGAACCGGGAGAAGTACCGCTTATCGCCCAGTTTATCCTTGCAGAAGTTGGGATTGAAATGCTGAGGATGGCTGCGATTCATACACCCGCTGCCTTAGCTACAGCTCTTGGGCTTGTTGCTGCGATCTTAATCGGGGAAGTGGCGATTGAAGTAGGATTATTTTCAAATGAAGTCGTTCTTTATCTCGCAATAGCTGCTGTTGGCTCGTTTGCAACTCCGAGCTATGAGTTAAGTTTAGCCAATCGGCTGATGAGAATTGGCTTACTCATCTTGGCTGCTCTTTTTTACGTCCCCGGTTATATGATAGGAACTGTGTTGCTTATTTTACTGATCACTTCAATGAAGGCTTTTGATACGCCATATTTTTGGCCATTTATGCCGTTTAATGGTCGAGGGTTGCGTGATGTATTTATCAGAGCTCCTATGCCCCTTAAAAACCGCCGTCCAAGAGCAATCCATCCGATTGACCCGGACAGGTAAGATATTAATAAAGCTGACAGCAGAGAATGAGCTCTCTTCTGTCAGCTTTTTTATGTTTTCTATGATCATTATGTTTTCATATCGCGATCGTACAGGTCATCTACAATAAAAATATCCTCTTGGTCGACTGCTCGTTCTGAGGCAAGGACGAGACCTAGGGGTGACTCTTTACCATCGTTTATGATCGTAAACGGAACGCCATGTTTATTCGCCTCTTGTACATAGTTTGAATATGCAGGGTAGTTTAAAGCGCCGTTTATGTACATTCGAACATCGCTATTCTTCTTTATCATCGACGTGGCTTGATCATACATACCATGCTCCCGAACTTGCCGGTTCGTTATTGCAAGATAAACACGTTCTCGTAAAGTGGACAAAAATAGCTTACGTTCTTCTGGTCGGATTTCAGGTGAACCATAAATCCCTTGTTTAAGAACTTCTTTTAATTTTTCCTCTGACATATGATTTCCCCATTTCATTTCAGGAGTTTGTTCAGTGTTTCTCAATTTCTTACACTTTAGTATAGCAAGTGATCTCCTTTACATACAAGAAAGGTCATGAATGATCTATTATTTACTGTGAAAAAGCCAGGGTATAATGGTTGTCGCGGCGCACTGCATACTACATTTCTAACAATGATAGAAACTAAATATACGACACGTTTGCTATTCCAATTATGGGAGTGCCCCGTTGTAAATATTTCGGTCGCCTCACACGCACTTTATATAAAATTCTTGTCCTGAACCTCTTATGACATTCATAGGAATGGGAGTGAGGGGGTTGTGCAATGTTTGATTTATTAATGGTTATGTTTTTCATTTTAATAGCTGGTATAGCGGTTGGCGCGTTAATTACGACAAAGCTTGTTTTTGCTTGGAATGTTATTTTTACGATTACTGGATTGCTATTTTTCTTTTTTGTCTGGGTAGGAATGCTCCTCGGAGGGTGGGTGTTTGGCTGGTTCCCAGCGCCGGTTTTAAAAGGAACAATTTCTTTTCTTGCA encodes the following:
- a CDS encoding HAD family hydrolase, which encodes MKWNSICFDLDNTLFSHEQAFKRAISECYNSLLATINKGTNVSGSSFETFFPIFKRNSDRYWALYENKNVTAQHYRRLRFMETIKEMDLPFTEKEADWFHEKYYNIVDEYSVPYDGLHELLQYLSKIGVTLGIITNGTIDTQYNKLRKLGITQWIPESNMIVSEEAGIAKPDPEIFILAEKTFSLTSPKLFVGDSWKHDVAGASGAGWDSLFLNTRGENRGAEHQPVAVCETFSEASQTIREQLKEGGM
- a CDS encoding rhomboid family intramembrane serine protease is translated as MNAGTQELRFWEVLYHLVTKEGMRVVHLPKSGREAWLEDDRKEPYQIIRFVNKDLDWSNELRKEIRDTEQRAKQVRKRLGLRQANVVNLILTMYPPVDSWESLVDQPLPLTAGGKQQMRTILLTEENLSRVMFPLATEWGLNESPRFLPLETVGDEGEWIRTLKGQVMKASDKRTERERNVFLYGKPIFTFILLTAILGLFALIEVAGSSTDVRTLIEFGAKFNPLIHEGEWWRFFSAMFLHIGFLHLFMNSLALFYLGGAVERIYGTSRFILIYFIAGLVGSVASFAFNEQVSAGASGAIFGCFGALLYFGVKHKRLFFRTMGMNVIVILIINLGLGFLVPMIDNGAHIGGLVGGFFASAIVSLPNTPFRSLRRLLAFMITTVGIAALLIYGYGKPQDGSGYLAYVQIGQEYFQEEEYDEAQRYLTMAVEGGAEMKEAYFLLGNTHALMEEYDVAEKNFLSAIELDSQFAPAYYNLALVYLRTDRLSLAEESIDQAIELEPNDDQYLELKNEIVNR
- a CDS encoding spore germination protein produces the protein MNNPRKQPISTNLKKNVEYLKKELDIDKSFDLIYLELEYDGIDMALFTVDAFAKDDAITQIQRELNHIDGADHSNIMKHLMKSRIPYIELETVDDLEEALIQILSGPSILLVDGQSEAIVVDTREYEIRGPEEPDTEQVIRGSKDGFVETLVFNAGLIRRRVRDRNLRNEYMRIGRRSITDVCITYVADIADKKLIKYIKDSLEQIDTDGLPMGDKSIEEFLFGQHRNPYPVVRYTERPDVAASHILEGHVLIMVDSSPSVIISPTTFWHHLQHAEEYRQKPMVGSALRLVRFAAVWISVFLLPLWFLFAQNPDLLPENLSYIGMDEPGEVPLIAQFILAEVGIEMLRMAAIHTPAALATALGLVAAILIGEVAIEVGLFSNEVVLYLAIAAVGSFATPSYELSLANRLMRIGLLILAALFYVPGYMIGTVLLILLITSMKAFDTPYFWPFMPFNGRGLRDVFIRAPMPLKNRRPRAIHPIDPDR
- a CDS encoding YueI family protein; this encodes MSEEKLKEVLKQGIYGSPEIRPEERKLFLSTLRERVYLAITNRQVREHGMYDQATSMIKKNSDVRMYINGALNYPAYSNYVQEANKHGVPFTIINDGKESPLGLVLASERAVDQEDIFIVDDLYDRDMKT